A window of the Garra rufa chromosome 10, GarRuf1.0, whole genome shotgun sequence genome harbors these coding sequences:
- the trpa1a gene encoding transient receptor potential cation channel subfamily A member 1a — translation MTKKSEEVTHNSKTESKSRQQSYDSVMDGDESNQISANVFEWTKQGNVVALEKHTRYLDIRDNNGASPMHYAASMGHFRIIRLIVQITGQQELNASDEEGNTPLHWAVQKDQPGSCSVLLTLGADPNILNNNQQSPLHMAVSLSKNFVLEQLVSHKQTDVNLEGDLGNTPVILAASLDNHEALVILYKHGAKFCRQNKLGHFPIHAAAFAGAKKSLEVILLKGEEVGLSIDTHINYVDKSCSSALHLAVRGGNLDTIKLCIAYGAKIEQQQCDKSTALHFACSQGAIEVVKVMLSTYHKVCDLINITDGANQTPLHKAAIFDHFELSEYLISQGADIDFVDCKGHSPLLLATSCGAWRTVNLLISHGADLKKKDKSGCNFLHLAILQPRGLKNLPTEVLQHESVRELLNDEDIEGCTPLHYACRLGIPESVKNMLGLEVSLDQKSKQKKSALHFAAEYGRINTCHRLLEMVTDTRLLNEGDEKGLTPLHLASRGGHVKVVELLLRKGALFHSDYRGWSCLHHAASEGYTQTMDTLLTSNIKLLNKTDGDGTVIESDRCEEAMTTYKPNSSKRCIVMDMIEFLPESFKHLLDTCIKESEEDVNSTNYYIEYNFRWLQHPLQNLKKAGLEKDNTYKPLSALNAMVNFNRVTLLTHPVCKKYLEMKWNAYGIKAHLLNMTVYALGVFPLTYLIVNLKPTLVTARNVTSVNMVCTSLYKQSYLITTCMLLVLAMNLYAVGKEILQMTQQRLNYLRDLSNYMDWAAAICSLVFVVPVMMNVKSSWHWQAGALAALASWLNLLLYLQRFERIGIYVVMFREISRTLLSIIVLFFYLILGFALAFYALMIEQQHFGRMFLSLLQTFVMMVGELNYQDNFLKPFLQGDLPFPLLTMAIFVWFVLLVPILLMNLLIGLAVGDIAEVQTNACLKRIAMQIELHTNLEERLPYWFMKRVDQVTIKEFPNRCFSGKKRWFFYGNEVAKSRTRLSPTIHQLTPLERELTKQKYRMKEMSESMEKQHNLLKLIVQKMEISSEAEEHDGPPVFQELKEKLLTRSKWGPLLRAVTARKKGVYKFMKVS, via the exons ATGACTAAGAAAAGTGAAGAAGTGACACACAATTCCAAAACTGAGTCAAAATCTAGACAACAGTCTTATGACAGCGTGATGGATGGGGATGAGAGCAACCAGATATCTGCAAATGTATTCGAG TGGACTAAGCAAGGAAATGTAGTCGCTCTGGAGAAGCACACCAGGTACCTGGACATACGTGACAACAACGGTGCCAGCCCAATGCACTACGCCGCATCCATGGGACACTTTCGCATCATCAGACTGATAGTGCAGATCACTGGACAGCAAG AGCTCAATGCCAGTGATGAGGAGGGGAATACACCTCTTCACTGGGCTGTGCAAAAGGACCAGCCAGGAAGCTGTTCTGTGCTTCTAACTCTAGGAGCAGATCCTAACATCTTAAATAACAACCAACAGTCACCACTACATATGGCAGTCAGCCTGAGTAAAAATTTTGTGTTAGAG CAACTCGTCTCACATAAACAAACCGATGTGAACCTAGAAGGGGACTTGGGAAACACGCCTGTCATTTTAGCTGCTTCTTTGGACAATCATGAAGCTTTGGTCATACTG TACAAACATGGTGCAAAGTTCTGTCGTCAAAACAAGCTTGGTCATTTTCCCATTCATGCTGCTGCTTTTGCTGGAGCTAAGAAATCCCTGGAGGTCATTCTTCTGAAAG GAGAAGAAGTTGGTCTGTCTATTGATACTCATATAAACTATGTGGATAAATCTTGCAGTAGTGCACTCCACCTGGCCGTACGTGGAGGAAATCTCGACACCATTAAACTCTGCATTGCATATGGAGCAAAAATTGAACAGCAGCAG TGTGACAAATCCACTGCCCTCCACTTTGCGTGTAGTCAAGGTGCCATAGAGGTTGTTAAAGTCATGCTCTCGACTTATCATAAAGTGTGTGACCTTATCAACATCACTGATGGGGCCAACCAGACACCGCTACATAA agCAGCGATATTTGATCATTTTGAACTCTCTGAGTACCTTATATCACAG GGTGCTGATATTGACTTTGTTGACTGCAAAGGCCATTCTCCACTTCTTCTGGCAACAAGCTGTGGAGCATGGAGAACTGTCAATCTGCTCATCTCCCATG GAGCTGatctgaagaaaaaagacaaatcTGGATGCAACTTCTTGCATCTGGCCATCCTGCAGCCCAGAGGACTGAAAAACCTGCCCACAGAGGTACTGCAG CATGAGAGTGTGAGAGAGCTTCTTAATGATGAGGATATCGAGGGCTGTACTCCTCTTCATTATGCCTGTAGACTGGGAATACCAGAGTCTGTGAAGAACATGCTGGGATTAGAGGTCTCTCTGGACCAGAAGTCCAAACAGAAGAAATCTGCACTTCATTTTGCGGCCGA ATATGGGAGAATCAACACTTGCCACAGGCTTTTAGAAATGGTGACTGACACCAGACTGCTGAATGAGGGGGATGAGAAAGGACTGACCCCACTGCATCTGGCCTCTCGTGGAGGTCACGTTAAAGTAGTTGAGCTTCTTCTACGCAAGGGGGCACTGTTTCACAG TGACTATAGAGGATGGTCATGCCTTCATCATGCTGCGTCTGAAGGATACACACAGACCATGGACACTTTGCTGACGTCTAACATCAAACTTCTAAACAAAACCGATGGAGATGGG ACTGTGATCGAGAGTGACAG ATGTGAGGAGGCGATGACAACGTACAAACCGAACTCATCAAAGCGTTGCATTGTCATGGACATGATCGAGTTTCTTCCAGAGTCTTTTAAA CATCTTCTTGACACTTGCATTAAGGAATCGGAGGAGGATGTGAACAGCACCAATTACTAT ATTGAGTACAACTTCAGGTGGCTTCAGCATCCACTGCAAAACCTTAAAAAGGCAGGCCTGGAAAAAGACAACACCTACAAACCTCTCAGTGCACTAAAT GCTATGGTGAATTTTAATCGTGTCACTTTGCTGACACATCCAGTCTGCAAGAAATATTTGGAGATGAAATG GAATGCCTATGGGATCAAAGCACATCTGCTCAATATGACAGTGTACGCACTGGGAGTGTTTCCTCTAACGTATCTCATTGTGAACCTGAAACCCACATTGGTCACCGCAAGAAATGTCACATCAGTCAACATGGTCTGCACGTCCCTGTACAAG CAGTCCTATTTGATCACAACATGCATGCTCCTGGTTCTTGCAATGAATTTGTATGCAGTTGGGAAAGAGATCCTGCAAATGACTCAACAG CGGTTGAATTATTTGCGGGATCTGTCTAACTACATGGACTGGGCTGCTGCAATCTGTTCTCTGGTGTTCGTGGTGCCGGTGATGATGAACGTGAAGAGTTCGTGGCACTGGCAGGCTGGAGCACTGGCGGCTCTGGCCTCCTGGTTGAATCTCCTCCTCTATCTCCAGCG GTTTGAACGGATTGGTATATATGTGGTAATGTTTCGGGAGATCTCACGGACACTGCTGAGCATTATTGTGCTGTTCTTCTACTTGATATTGGGATTTGCTTTGGCCTTCTATGCCTTGATGATCGAACAG CAACATTTTGGAAGGATGTTCCTGTCACTGCTGCAGACCTTTGTCATGATGGTTGGAGAACTCAACTACCAGGACAATTTCCTGAAACCCTTCCTGCAAGGAGACCTTCCTTTCCCCCTTTTGACAATGGCAATCTTTGTTTGGTTTGTCTTACTTGTGCCTATTCTTCTCATGAACCTTCTG ATTGGTTTGGCTGTGGGTGACATTGCAGAGGTTCAGACAAATGCATGTTTAAAGAGGATTGCAATGCAG ATTGAACTCCACACCAATCTGGAGGAGCGGCTTCCGTATTGGTTTATGAAGCGGGTGGACCAGGTCACCATCAAAGAATTCCCAAACAGATGCTTCAGTGGAAAG AAAAGATGGTTTTTCTATGGGAATGAGGTGGCGAAGTCCAGGACCCGTCTCAGTCCTACCATCCACCAGTTGACTCCACTGGAACGGGAGCTAACCAAGCAGAAATACAG AATGAAGGAGATGTCAGAGAGCATGGAAAAGCAACACAACCTGCTAAAACTAATAGTGCAGAAGATGGAGATCAGCTCAGAGGCTGAAGAACATGACGGACCTCCAGTCTTTCAAGAGCTGAAAGAGAAACTCCTCACCAGGAGCAAATGGGGTCCACTGCTTAGGGCAGTGACGGCAAGAAAGAAGGGAGTCTACAAATTCATGAAAGTGTCATGA